From one Bacillota bacterium genomic stretch:
- a CDS encoding menaquinone biosynthesis decarboxylase, with protein sequence MGYRDLREFMKALEQKGELKRISTVVGAELEITEIADRVVKSGGPALLFENVRGYDIPVLINIFGTLDRMRLALNTTDLDLLGEEIGQLLQPELPQSLLGKLKALPRLAQLSSFIPKVVRSGPCKEVIVKDPDLTRLPVLKCWPDDGGPFITLPLVFTKDPETGQRNAGMYRMQVFDAKTTGMHWHIHKDGAAHYRKACAKGDKLPVAVALGGDPATIYAATAPLPQGIDELLFAGFLRKEPVEVVRCETVDLEVPAHAEIILEGYVDCGEKRLEGPFGDHTGYYSLADDYPVFHVVCITHRKNPVYPATIVGRPVMEDAFIAKASERLFFPLIRLQLPEVVDINFPVEGVVHNCVVVSVRKSYPGQARKVINAVWGMGQLSFSKLVIVVDEDVNVQDMSEVWWRVFNNIDPRRDVILTDGPLDVLDHSSPRFAYGSKIGIDATRKWPGEGHEREWPEDIVMDPEIKALVEEKWKEYGF encoded by the coding sequence GGTGAACTAAAACGGATTTCGACGGTGGTAGGCGCGGAGCTTGAAATCACCGAGATCGCCGACCGTGTTGTAAAGTCCGGCGGCCCGGCTCTTCTGTTTGAAAACGTGCGGGGGTATGATATCCCCGTTCTAATCAATATATTCGGTACCCTTGACCGGATGAGGCTGGCGCTTAACACCACGGACCTGGACCTGCTGGGGGAGGAAATAGGTCAGCTTCTCCAGCCGGAACTGCCTCAGAGTCTCCTTGGAAAGCTGAAAGCGCTGCCGCGGCTGGCACAGCTTTCTTCCTTCATCCCCAAAGTGGTTCGTTCCGGACCGTGTAAGGAAGTGATAGTGAAGGACCCGGATCTTACACGCCTGCCGGTGTTAAAATGCTGGCCGGACGACGGGGGTCCGTTTATCACCCTGCCGCTGGTTTTTACTAAGGACCCGGAAACCGGCCAGAGGAATGCGGGGATGTACCGGATGCAGGTGTTTGACGCTAAAACGACCGGCATGCACTGGCACATTCATAAGGACGGTGCCGCGCACTACAGGAAGGCCTGCGCCAAGGGCGACAAACTGCCGGTGGCCGTGGCCCTCGGCGGCGATCCGGCCACGATATACGCCGCCACAGCGCCGCTGCCGCAAGGGATTGACGAGTTGTTGTTCGCCGGATTCCTGCGTAAGGAACCGGTGGAAGTGGTACGCTGTGAGACGGTTGATCTTGAAGTCCCGGCTCACGCGGAAATAATCCTCGAGGGCTACGTCGACTGCGGTGAAAAAAGGCTTGAGGGCCCGTTCGGCGACCATACGGGTTATTATTCGCTCGCCGACGATTATCCGGTTTTTCATGTCGTCTGCATAACCCACCGTAAAAATCCTGTTTACCCGGCAACAATCGTCGGCAGGCCGGTGATGGAGGATGCCTTTATCGCCAAAGCCAGTGAGCGTCTTTTCTTTCCCCTGATCCGGCTGCAGTTGCCGGAGGTGGTCGATATAAATTTCCCGGTAGAAGGCGTGGTGCATAACTGCGTTGTGGTTTCGGTAAGGAAGTCTTATCCGGGACAAGCCCGAAAGGTCATTAACGCAGTCTGGGGAATGGGACAGCTCTCTTTCAGCAAGCTGGTGATCGTGGTGGATGAAGACGTCAACGTTCAGGATATGAGCGAGGTCTGGTGGCGGGTTTTCAACAACATTGACCCGCGCCGGGACGTAATACTGACCGACGGGCCGCTTGATGTTCTTGACCATTCCTCTCCGCGGTTCGCTTACGGATCGAAGATCGGAATCGACGCCACCAGGAAGTGGCCGGGTGAGGGGCACGAACGAGAGTGGCCGGAAGATATTGTGATGGACCCGGAGATAAAAGCGCTGGTTGAAGAAAAATGGAAGGAATATGGCTTTTAA